The genomic segment AATATTGTGAGTACTGAACCACAACTGGCCTAAAGAAtagttgtgatgtcacaaaatgttaaactaaaaTTTAAAGTCAGCACATAGGAACTTTCaacaaatgaatacaaaaaCAGCATTGTAGTGTCGTAACTAAGAGACACTGTAAAGTGACAACAAGCAATACACATTTCTGAGTGGAGGGGGCCTTTAAGGATTACAAAGAACAGATTTTGATGCATTTAAATGTACTGGGTGTTGATCATCTTCCTGTTGCCTGCTCTACTTCCTCCTTGAGGTGTCCCTGAAGTGCACACACCactttatgtttctctttgaccTGAGCAGCTACCAGTCAGAATAGCACAGTATGAATTCATATACACAATGAATAACAATGGGGCTTAGTTTAGTTTCATACGTTACACTGGTTACAGTGAATTAAGTCATTATAGCTAAATGGCTCTACAGTTGAGATGTAAAAGCCTATtacaaataacacaacaaagtgggaaagctttttttttttctgctcacacatgtcatgtgtttttgctaCTTATGTATTGATGAATACatagaaataaacaataagaaCCTTCCTCATAAAGTAAATGTACCACCTCTGTGTATAATTAATGAAAGTGAATCACAACAAGAACGGTTTCCTCTAAGTGGTAACCAAAGTAAAGCTATGGACACAATCTGAAACTAACCTACCACCTGACTCACAGAGTTGCTATTGTATTTTCATCAAAGCAGCCTTAAGATATTTTCTCCAATTTCAATAACGTTTTAGACATAGTTGTAAATTAGAGGAACTCTTATATTAAATACTAGCATTTCGATGGTGActcataaaagaaaaaacttaataaatgagtggagaaatATACATGCCGATGTTTCCGTACAGGTGTAGTGCATGATACAATCAAGCAATTAATATGCTATCATTCCCTCAAACTTGTATGAAAATGCTGAGCAGGCCCAGGTGACTTGAATTTTGGGTTACCCTTAGGTCAATGATCAAAGACcaaaaaatcatcatcagtgaCGCATTACAAAGTCAAACGTGGATTTGAGAGATCAGAGGTGCAAACACAATTCACACTAGTCTACAGAGGTGTGGAAAAAAGTGATGTGGTCAGATGAGTAActctttatcattttttaatgaaGTTGGGGGAGTGTAGCTGTGACAAGAGAATGGTACAAGTGTGAACGGTTGACCACACAGTGAGGGGCTCTGCTGGTTCTCTTATGCTTCTTTTAAGAGACAGTTTCCTGACAGAGTTTGATCCACTTGTCTCTTGAGAGGTAAATAGTCCTTGGCAAATCAAAGTTACTGTGAGTAATCACCTGAGTGATTTATCTTTTGATGAAACATTTCTCGTTTGGGGGGAGTGGTCGTTGGAACTGTCACCGAATGGTTTAATGAGTGTGATATGAATCATTTGCTGTGGTCTTCACAGTGACACATTCATGGAAGACTGTGGACCAATGTGTTATACAGACTTTGTTTTCCCATACAAGGGGAAATATTATTGGAAAAATGATGTTCATCTTTCCATTACAGTCAAAGAGCACTGAAGTGGTTTTGGAGCCTTGTGGTGGTCCAACTCTTTACACAACTACATTATGTTGGTCTTTTAAATGTAAAGACATAATACTTTATGTCTGCACCggttttttcctctgaaaagtTAAACGGCCCTGTTAGAAATTCTATGGATATGCAATATAGTCttcatttttaagtttaattaTTAGGCTCAAGATGTCTCCAATTTCACTTGTATCACTGCAAGTGTCAAAGAAGTCCATTCTTAGTGTATGTGTACTGGAGGCTTCAAGTTTCCATGTCACACTTAGATATTTTGCCTACTGCACCACAACACCAAActagttgtgatgtcacaaaatcctGTAGGTACTCGTGTTAAACTAGTCAGCACATAGGAACTTTCaacaaatgaatacaaaaaCAGCATTGTAGTTTCTAACTAAGAGACACTGTAAAGTGACAACAAGCAATACACATTTCTGAGTGGAGGGGGCCTTTAAGGATTACAAAGAACAGATTTTGATGCATTTAAATGTACTGGGTGTTGATCATCTTCCTGTTGCCTGCTCTACTTCCTCCTTGAGGTGTCCCTGAAGTGCACACACCactttatgtttctctttgaccTGAGCAGCTACCAGTCAGAATAGCACAGTATGAATTCATATACACAGTGAATAACAATGGGGCTTAGTTTAGTTTTATATGTTACACTGGTTACAGTGAATTAAGTCATTATAGCTAAATGGCTCTACAGTTGAGATGTAAAAGCCTAtgacaaacaacacagaaaagtgtgaaagctattttttttctgctcacaaaattttattatttttgtaacttGTGTTTTGATGAATGCATAGAAAATGAACAATAATAACCCTCCTCATACAGTGTATGCAGTACGTCGTATTAAAATGAACTAGGGCAGGACAAAATCCTGGGAAAACagaccaaaaataaaatctgcaaaacaaaatctcACAGTGACAGGGTCACAGGTGTCATTTAGACTCTCAATCAGCATCTCAGACTGCCACCATAAGGGTTGAGAGACCAGATAACTGCTATAAAAATGGGACAGGGGACGAGACATCATCATAGCAGATAATATAGCATGCTTTATAAacagtgtgtttcattttttttttataaaacaatacaatacaaaacagtCTAGCACAATTTCCAGACACAATGGTTTCCATATTTACAGGATGAATTCAGCAAAggacaatggaaaaaaatgactgaattgtTTACATATTCAAATCACAGAGAAGTTTAACTTATGTCAAATCAGTCCATCAACATATTCACAGTTCattattaaatgttgtgtttgtaaaattagttgtacagtatatatggGTGAACACTAAATGATGTAACATGGGATGACGCTCGattatttttccagtttcaACCACACGTTATAAGCGGCAGAAGAAGTAGAGGGGGAGGCTTTGCTGCGTGAGGAATGTTATATTAGTTGTAACACGAAATTCATTCCACTTCCAGTACTACTGGATCCAGGTCAGCCCTCCATCAATTCCATAATTGCCTTTAGGGAAATGGAATAAACTGTTTACTGTTGAGTCTTACAGTTGATGAGGCCACAGAGTAGAATTCAATGCCATCTACAGCCAACAGAGTGCAGCAGAGTAACACAGTTAAAAATGAAGTAGTTGAAGCCAAACAGGAAGGGCTGATGTCTCAACTGGTGGTACTGGTTCTCAGGGATGGACCCACAGATCAAGAGATACACCATGCAGTGTAACTGGTAAAAACAAGTCACTTGTTTTCTCACTGGATGGAAACTGGATTTAGTGCCTCTAGTTTCTGGATTTTAATATATAGTGTAGTGTGGTATGGAAACTACCACAGATGTTGTACAAGGCCCCAAAACCGACACATTTGCATGAATGTCGTTTTCAGTTGACATGACTGCAAATTCAtgtgaaagaacaaaaataaacaacaacattgtATTACATTCTCAAATACAAATTGTATTCATCAGCATATGAATAGACAATTATGCTTGTTATATGAGGGAATATAGAAACACTCTTTGTTATagtaaaacacaattttttgatcccaaattaaataattacatCTTAATCCTGCATATTGAAATTTCCTTCAGAACCCACTTCTCCAAACTTTTACAAAATGTTGCACACCTGTCTTACAGTACACGTGGCATGTATTGTTACCAGCTAGCATCCAGCCCTTTGTTGTGACAGTGTCATCCCTAGAATGCCTCAACTCCTTGTCCTCTCTGACTCAGTTTCATTATGACCTTTGTTCCAATCTGCAAGGTCTTTATCACATTAGCATTTTCCCCCCACGTGTCTCAAACAGATCGAGGTCCCGATGAAAACCCACTTACAACTCCTTCCCCTGCTGGTCAGCCAAGCCTCCCCACTGTCACTTATACAGCCAGAAATAGGCAGGTGAACTAAAGCCTGACATAAATGCCCTTCATGATTTGCTGTGTGAACTCAGGGAAGCAAGCAGGCAAGTCTTTAACTGATGATATGATGCAGTGAAACTGTAAAAGTTTTGTTTATAACTGGACTGGATATCACTTATTTGAAAAAGAGACTTTGACAGTAGAATTACAGTAGAACAGTAAAATCTGATCACTCGACATTACTATAAACAACCACAAGGATGTCAATgattacaaaatatataatacatcttatacagtatatatcctATCTATACAGTATGATCTATTCAACTTTGGGATGAACACACCCCACCAAATGTTTCATATACAAATAATACACATTGTTCAAAGTAAGAAGACAACTTTGTACATGCGGCCATCTTTACACAGGATGTTCAGTTTAAGAGGGTAAGAGTCTTGTACAGTGCATCTACTAAAGAGACAGTGGAAAACCTAACTTGTAAGTGTGCATCTGCATGTACTGATTTGTCACCACACAACTGTGCATGAGTCATGTAATTGTAGCTTAACCTGTAGTTTGTTTTCTACATCTTTGACAAATCCAATGAGAAGTGACTTCTCTCTACCATGGCTTTGCATTGACAGTGTTATTACATAGTTGGTGCTTTACGGTCAAATTGGCAGTGTTGCAGAGTGTAGACTCTTGATATCTAATGTATTCTGTACAAACCCATCATCAGCAAAAAAGCAGAGCCTCTATATTTATGACATAGCAGTGCTCTAAAGTCCTGACTGTAGATGAGTTTAAATACGCAGTATATAGCTTGAACTATTCAAATACATATTGGCAAGTCCTTGGCATTCATTGAGCACCACCCTGTTATTGTGTATTCATGAGTTTGGAGATAGAGAGCTCAAATCACCTCAGATGGAGCAGAGAGGTGAAATCCTTTCAAGATTAAGAGGACAGAGATCCTTGTAGGGAAGAAAGATGGAGTTGGCAAGAGCTTTGTAGAGGTTAAAGACTGGGGGGGACTGAGCGCTTTTGTTACTTGGTCTTTTAACAGTCTATTCAAGATTTTGAGACATCTTTAAATATAATCCAGATCTCCCTCTGCACAATAATGTGGAACACACAATAAAGAGCAGTAGAAATACAGAATATCAAATCCACACCTTTTTCCCATACATCGAGTCATGCTTCAATAACAAAACCTTGACTCAGTAAAATGTCCTATAAATAACAGATTCTAATGTCTTGCGAGCACAGATGCCCATTCTAATGTTGTTACGTCCTTACTTGAGACTGCTTGTAAACAGTATCAGGGAAAAAATACTAAGAATATGAAAAACAGACCAAAGTAGTCAAATCATTTTCATGTTGAACTTGCGTGCCCCACCCTGTCCTCCGCTGGCAGCGGGTCCATCCACTTTTCTGAAGGAATATTCCACTGAGAAATTGTTCTTGTGCTGCCCTCGCCCTCGActccacacaaacagcagaatgaAACAGAACAGGACTACACCCAGGAACATGATGCAGCCCATAGCTGTGGATATGAGGATGGTCTTGAGGTCCAGAGTAAACTTCAAGAAGACTCTAGTATCATTTAGATTTGTGTCATTAAGGTCCCCAGCATAGTAAGTACGGTTGGCCATGAGGGCTGCATCTAGCGGCAGCCCACTAACTGTAAGTGTGGCAAAATAGGTGTCATTTCCACCAGCATTGCTGGCTATACAGATGTAAGTTCCACTATCTGTTACCTGGGCATATCGTATTTCTAGTGTGCCTTCTGGTAGAACAGTTAAGCGGCCGCTGCTCTTTGTGGTGATGCGGCGGCGCTGAGGAGAGATCCAGAATATCACTGGCGTTGGTTCACCCTCTGCTCTGCAAATGAATGACACGACCTGCCCCTCACGGGCAGATATCTGCTGCAGTTTCCTGTTGCGGATTTTGGGCTTCTGGCAAGTGAAGTGGTCAAAGAGAGCTGAGTCAGAGAAAGCGTTAAGAGCCCGCCCTTGCACCTCAACAGGCATCATACACACTGGGGAGGCACCGTCAAAATTGAGGGTCTTCCTGCGCTGAAGGATCCAGAGCAAGCGGCAGTCGCAGGCCAGAGGGTTTCCATCCAAACGCAGCGTCTCCAGAGTGTTGACAGATTGAAAGGCTCCCTCCTCCAGGGTCACCAGGTTGTTAGTGGAGAAGTTAAGAAGGCGGATTTGCCGTAGACCACCCAACGCATATGGCTGCACTACTGCCAAGTTAGTGTTGACCAGATGCAGCTCCTTCAGCCTAACAAGGTCCCGCAGCGCCCAGGACTCTAACACAGAGATGGGGTTGTAGGAGAGGTTGAGGCTGGTGAGGTGAGCCAGACTGCGCAGGGCGGAGGTCGGCACAGAGGTGATGTTGGTGTGCGTAATAGACAGCCATGACAAGTTAAGACCCTGCAGGCTATGAGGGGAAATGTACTCCAAAAAGGGCCAGTGATCGATCTCGAGCCCCCTCAGGTTTCCCAGCTTCCGGAAGTTCTGGTCCTCTAGGGCAGAGATGCTGAGGTAGCGGAGCCGCAGAGTCACCAGGTTATGCAGGTAAGACAAAGATTGGCTGGACACAGAAGTCAGGTTGCATCTCTCAATGGTCAGCTCCCTCAGCCCCACTAAACCCAGGAAGGCCTTGTTGGAGATATAAACCAGATCATTGTCTCCGACTTCCAGGTTTTTTAGACTTTTAAGGTCTTGGAAAGTAAAGTCCAAAAGAATCACAATCTTATTCCCACTGAGGTCCAGTGAAGTTAGGTTGGAGAGACGTGAGAAAGCCCCCATGGGGACTAGTTTCAACTGATTACCCCTCAGTGAAAGCAACTGCAAGTTCTGGAGGCTAGAAAAAGCATTTGGTTCCAAGACGCTAATCATGTTCTCACTCAGGTCCAGCTTTTCAAGACGCGGATATGGAAGCAAGTCACCATGCTCGACCCAGCGAAGTTTATTCCCACTTAGATCCAGGATCTTGGTGTCCAGTGGGATGCCGTCTGGCAGAGCAGACAGGCGTTTACCGTAACAGGACACAGTCTTGAGCTTTGGAATGCACTCACAACGTTGGGGACATCCTTGGCTCTGAGCAGGTGACAGCATGATCATCAGTAGCAAGAACAGGAAAGGCAGGAGCCAGCCTACATCTGGGCCCAGACTCACCCCCATGGCCGTCCTTTCCgcagcttcctcctcctcctgtctgggGTTGAATCACTGGGCCAGACacctgaggaaagagagagaatgggcagaagaaaaaaaaaggaggagggcGAATAGGAGggcagagagaatgagagggagagacaaagagacagacagcgAGACAAATTACTTAAACTCAATTCCCCTTCAACAGCAGCGATCAAACACTCTAAATGAGTGGAATTACAATTACAAACTCTAATTGACCCGACACAGCAGTGAAATTAAAGCTAGAGCTCCAAGATAATCCTCAAAGGACTGGGTCTGGATTCAGCTGAAACAGTTTGGTTTACAATGGTCGACAGTGCATCACAGGCATTCAGGATTTAAAATCATTTGCCAGGACGCACAGGAAAATCCCCTAATAGCTATGAGTCAATTTTATATCTGATGGTTGCTTTGCTCTCTAGCTATTTCATGCATTGTAAATGAAAACAGGGTAACAGGGAAATTGAAAATCTATTCTATTCATAAGACTTCATGTGAGACATCTTAAAATGcatgaaaagggaaaacaatTGCAGCAGAAAGCACCACAAGAAGCACTTAAATGGCTCATTTATATGGCgtgaggaaacagaaaaccaaCTAATGTGCTCTGCAGCATGTATAAAAgctgaataaaatatgaaagtgACACTGAACAATCCAATCAACAAGCATATTGCACGGTATATCCAGCCACTAGTGTCTTTGAGTAAATGCTTGACAAGGTCAGCCACCATAGCAGAGGGCTACGACTCAGTGCATCACAATAACTCAGCCCATCACATCATCTCCATAAGTCTCTGAGGCTTTAGGCTTATCATGAGAGGTGCTTGCTTAGTTTGACCCGCCTATGGGTGTCATATgactcacacagacatacacacacatgcacaattcctctctccctccactaCACCATGTTCGCAGCAGCGCAGTAATCCCTTTATAAACCCATCATTAAATGCCAACTTGTGGGATGGAAAGTAACTTCAGAAAACATATTCCAAAACATCATAATAATTTAATGGTCAGGCTAACAGTGTGTTCAAACATGCAAAAGGTCACGACGACACAAACTGGTTCACACATTAGGGTGTCCCCAGCCTGCAATATGTTCTGGCTGCGCTGCTGAAGTGACACTAAAATATTAAGCACCACTGATATAATTGACCCCAACACAAAGGGACATTGAATATACATATCAGAAGTaacaacagacacatacataccCACCCAAAAAATGGAGAGGGTACTGGGTGCTGATGTTTGACAAAATTAGAGAAAGATCAAAAGCTACAATATATTATGGCTATCTTACCAGTACTGCATTGAAACAGGCACACCtgttaaaaagttttaaattaCCACCTCCTACTGTTATAGATGACTTAATAACTCCTTTAATGTCCCTCACCTCTACACATGTTCTAATTTACAATTCACCCTGGTTCAGAGATGAATATTCCCATTAGCCAGCCTGCCACTGAATAAATTTAACTGTCTGAAAATGCCAGCAGCGCTGTCTGATAGCAGACAAGCTTAAAATGAGCTAAATATGGTTaaagaaaaatcacttttaCCAGCAAAATCTGAAAATTTCAGATGTTGTTCCCATTAGTTATATCAAAAAATGctaacacccccccacccacaaaTGGATTCATCAGACACAGCAGCCTGAACACATAGCCTTTCACGGTCAGCCCACATATTTGGTGTCATTTCATTGCGGTCTATCAGGAATCACAGGACACTAGAGCAGAAGTCTTTGCTGCACCCACGGACAGTGCACCGATTTTGGTTCAGGCTTTACAAACGGGAGCTGTTCTAGAGGCATTGCCAAATCTCACCTTAAATATCACCAAAATCAATGTCTGAATAAATCTGTAGCAAGAGCCTGGCCAAGAAGATTAGACTTTACGTCTAAATCACCAAGTTAAAGTAGATTTTCACAAGGTTCAGGAGTCGAGAGGTGGAAAGTAATGTAGTCCGCAGAACTGCGCATCAATATCAGAATCTAAACCTCTTCTCTTCACACTGTGGTCCAGCTTCTAACAGCTGGATTTAAGAGATTTAAATTGGGATTCAGGCTAGCTTTATAAGTTGATGGCTTATTCCCATAGCAGCTcctcttgttgttttccagtGAGGTAatcatttacattatatttgCTGATGCTGCAAACATACTGCACCATTTGCATAACTGTATACTGTAGTGGATGgttgttttgtacatttctgATTCCTTGGCACTTAACATGAATGTGCTTTGCTGACTACTTGATAAATTATTacttattttctgatgtttaatCAATTTCATCCCAAGAGGTTTTGATCTTTAATTGGGAATCTGATGTTACTTTAATCGTTTTAGTGTACTATCATTAGTCATGAGACATTTGCCAGGATGCTCATGTCTGGCACGTAGTAAGCAGGCTCATCTTAACTCTGAATGACTGCTTTCATTAGAAAATAACTAATGATTGCAGTGTTTAATGGTATATGAAACTGTAAATAATCTACAGTTTATTTGGGACATAGGACATGTTGACATCTGAAAGTTGATAAAACAATAATATCTGCAAGGACTGCTTTTATTTAGCAACAGGCAGAGTTAGATTGAATTATATAAAGACTAGACAATATGAGGGTGAGTGAATTTTATTGTTAATGGCAGCACTGTCTACAAGGTTTCAAGGACTTCAACCATCTACCTTGGCATGCATGTAGTTGGTCTGACATTTAATGCACATTAGCATGACTTAGGGCCATGCAGCCTCCATTAAAAACAATAGCAACTCCCCTGCCTTTGTGAAAGGTTTTTTCTCCATAAATAGCTTGTGGGTGTTGAAAGTAACAGCAGTAACCACAAACTTCCTCCACTGACCCTCAAATGCTGCCCCCTCCTCACATTTAAAAGTGTCTCCAATTTCCCCGTCAGTCACATGGCCAGTTTTCTAAACCCATATCTGGTTGCAGTCACTCACTAATAAGCCCAGAGGCCCCCGGCCAGCTAATACACCACAGGCCAACAGCAGGTGGATAGAGCAGTGTACACTCTACTGTACACAGCATGATCCCCCCCCTGTGAAAACCGGGCAGCAGctccacacagagctgctgtccaAGAGGCTACTGTTACCTAGTAGTAAGCTGAGTCAAAAATAACCATCAGTGTGTCACATCTCTTTGATTACGCAGCAGGACTACAACAGTGCTCTTCCCTGCTGACCTTCAGCTGATGCAGGTGACAGAGGGCTGAGCAGAGGTGCCACTGTGAGGATGGAGCTGTTTCTCCTGACAGAGGACTGACTGAACAATCACTTTCACTCAGTCTTTGTATTTCatttgatcttgtttttttaaaggataaaatTCTCAAGGTTTCCCTCTAATAAACCTATCTTACCTTGTGGCTggttatattatatataataatatatatatatatatatatatatatatatatatatatatatattagtgaGGATGGGAGGACACAGCgcttaaaaaacagtaaaacagctaAAAATCTGTAAAGCAACCTAAACAGCAGTAGTGCAAAAGTGACTGGTGCATCAGTTTTAACTACATTACAtgtaataa from the Lates calcarifer isolate ASB-BC8 linkage group LG17, TLL_Latcal_v3, whole genome shotgun sequence genome contains:
- the lingo3a gene encoding leucine-rich repeat and immunoglobulin-like domain-containing nogo receptor-interacting protein 3a, which codes for MGVSLGPDVGWLLPFLFLLLMIMLSPAQSQGCPQRCECIPKLKTVSCYGKRLSALPDGIPLDTKILDLSGNKLRWVEHGDLLPYPRLEKLDLSENMISVLEPNAFSSLQNLQLLSLRGNQLKLVPMGAFSRLSNLTSLDLSGNKIVILLDFTFQDLKSLKNLEVGDNDLVYISNKAFLGLVGLRELTIERCNLTSVSSQSLSYLHNLVTLRLRYLSISALEDQNFRKLGNLRGLEIDHWPFLEYISPHSLQGLNLSWLSITHTNITSVPTSALRSLAHLTSLNLSYNPISVLESWALRDLVRLKELHLVNTNLAVVQPYALGGLRQIRLLNFSTNNLVTLEEGAFQSVNTLETLRLDGNPLACDCRLLWILQRRKTLNFDGASPVCMMPVEVQGRALNAFSDSALFDHFTCQKPKIRNRKLQQISAREGQVVSFICRAEGEPTPVIFWISPQRRRITTKSSGRLTVLPEGTLEIRYAQVTDSGTYICIASNAGGNDTYFATLTVSGLPLDAALMANRTYYAGDLNDTNLNDTRVFLKFTLDLKTILISTAMGCIMFLGVVLFCFILLFVWSRGRGQHKNNFSVEYSFRKVDGPAASGGQGGARKFNMKMI